A stretch of the Siniperca chuatsi isolate FFG_IHB_CAS linkage group LG24, ASM2008510v1, whole genome shotgun sequence genome encodes the following:
- the rcan1b gene encoding calcipressin-1 isoform X1, producing the protein MQQAEHGGEEEATVAVQFTDLPNALIACKVPEDLFNEGILKGSFEALFRSFDPEVQFQYFKSFRRVRISFSDALAAAEARLRLHKTDFNGKEMRLYFAQSVHIGSPRLEPPKPEKQFLISPPASPPVGWEQSQDATPVVNYDLLCAISKLGPGDKYELQTATPTTPSVVVHVCEDDRDDSSAPDDSDQDDKPRPPRPKIIQTRRPDYTPGVEQ; encoded by the exons ATGCAACAGGCAGAGCATGGCGGTGAAGAGGAGGCGACGGTAGCTGTCCAGTTTACCGATTTACCGAACGCCCTGATAGCCTGCAAAGTTCCGGAGGATTTGTTCAATGAAGGCATTCTGAAG GGCAGTTTTGAGGCCTTGTTCCGTTCATTCGACCCGGAGGTGCAGTTCCAGTACTTCAAGTCTTTCCGGCGGGTCAGGATCAGTTTCAGTGATGCTCTGGCTGCAGCTGAAGCGAGACTCCGACTCCACAAGACTGATTTCAACGGCAAAGAGATGAGACTGTACTTCGCCCAG TCTGTCCACATAGGGAGTCCTCGGCTGGAGCCCCCCAAGCCAGAGAAGCAGTTCCTGATCTCGCCCCCTGCCTCCCCTCCAGTCGGCTGGGAACAGTCTCAGGATGCCACGCCAGTCGTCAACTACGACCTGCTGTGTGCCATCTCAAAACTAGGACCAG GGGACAAGTACGAGCTTCAGACCGCCACGCCCACCACCCCCAGCGTGGTCGTCCATGTCTGCGAGGACGACCGCGACGACAGCTCGGCCCCCGACGACAGCGACCAAGACGACAAGCCCCGCCCCCCGCGACCGAAGATCATCCAGACGCGACGTCCCGACTACACACCCGGAGTCGAGCAGTGA
- the rcan1b gene encoding calcipressin-1 isoform X3 — translation MHIKTTKCNRFCLVASVTNQEVFNLPEARGSFEALFRSFDPEVQFQYFKSFRRVRISFSDALAAAEARLRLHKTDFNGKEMRLYFAQSVHIGSPRLEPPKPEKQFLISPPASPPVGWEQSQDATPVVNYDLLCAISKLGPGDKYELQTATPTTPSVVVHVCEDDRDDSSAPDDSDQDDKPRPPRPKIIQTRRPDYTPGVEQ, via the exons ATGCACATCAAGACCACCAAGTGTAACCGCTTCTGCCTGGTCGCCTCGGTGACCAACCAGGAAGTGTTTAACCTTCCTGAAGCACGG GGCAGTTTTGAGGCCTTGTTCCGTTCATTCGACCCGGAGGTGCAGTTCCAGTACTTCAAGTCTTTCCGGCGGGTCAGGATCAGTTTCAGTGATGCTCTGGCTGCAGCTGAAGCGAGACTCCGACTCCACAAGACTGATTTCAACGGCAAAGAGATGAGACTGTACTTCGCCCAG TCTGTCCACATAGGGAGTCCTCGGCTGGAGCCCCCCAAGCCAGAGAAGCAGTTCCTGATCTCGCCCCCTGCCTCCCCTCCAGTCGGCTGGGAACAGTCTCAGGATGCCACGCCAGTCGTCAACTACGACCTGCTGTGTGCCATCTCAAAACTAGGACCAG GGGACAAGTACGAGCTTCAGACCGCCACGCCCACCACCCCCAGCGTGGTCGTCCATGTCTGCGAGGACGACCGCGACGACAGCTCGGCCCCCGACGACAGCGACCAAGACGACAAGCCCCGCCCCCCGCGACCGAAGATCATCCAGACGCGACGTCCCGACTACACACCCGGAGTCGAGCAGTGA
- the rcan1b gene encoding calcipressin-1 isoform X2 — translation MTFSALHTQISGKFLQFAGCCRAGSLRPTEGSFEALFRSFDPEVQFQYFKSFRRVRISFSDALAAAEARLRLHKTDFNGKEMRLYFAQSVHIGSPRLEPPKPEKQFLISPPASPPVGWEQSQDATPVVNYDLLCAISKLGPGDKYELQTATPTTPSVVVHVCEDDRDDSSAPDDSDQDDKPRPPRPKIIQTRRPDYTPGVEQ, via the exons ATGACATTTTCAGCTCTCCACACCCAAATCTCTGGAAAATTCCTTCAGTTTGCAGGCTGCTGCAGAGCTGGCTCACTGAGACCGACTGAG GGCAGTTTTGAGGCCTTGTTCCGTTCATTCGACCCGGAGGTGCAGTTCCAGTACTTCAAGTCTTTCCGGCGGGTCAGGATCAGTTTCAGTGATGCTCTGGCTGCAGCTGAAGCGAGACTCCGACTCCACAAGACTGATTTCAACGGCAAAGAGATGAGACTGTACTTCGCCCAG TCTGTCCACATAGGGAGTCCTCGGCTGGAGCCCCCCAAGCCAGAGAAGCAGTTCCTGATCTCGCCCCCTGCCTCCCCTCCAGTCGGCTGGGAACAGTCTCAGGATGCCACGCCAGTCGTCAACTACGACCTGCTGTGTGCCATCTCAAAACTAGGACCAG GGGACAAGTACGAGCTTCAGACCGCCACGCCCACCACCCCCAGCGTGGTCGTCCATGTCTGCGAGGACGACCGCGACGACAGCTCGGCCCCCGACGACAGCGACCAAGACGACAAGCCCCGCCCCCCGCGACCGAAGATCATCCAGACGCGACGTCCCGACTACACACCCGGAGTCGAGCAGTGA